The DNA region CCGTGCAGCTGCAGAGGATCATGGCCGCCGTGGACATCGCCCTGCTGAGCACCATGAACCTCGTCATCCTGGTCAACCTGCTGCACCTGTTTGTGGTGCGCAAGTCCAACTTTGTGTTCGACAAACTGCACAAAGTGGGCATCAAGACGCGGAGGCGCTGGCAGAAGTCCCAGTTCTGCGACATCAACATTCTGGCCATGTTCTGTAACGAGAACCGTGACCACATTAAGTCACTCAACCGCCTGGACTTCATCACCAATGAGAGCGACCTCATGTATGACAACGTGGTGAGGCAGCTGCTGGCCGCGCTGGCCCAGTCTAACCAAGATGTCACGCCCACAGTGAGGGACTCAGGCATCCAGACCCTAGATCCCAATATGGACCCCTCTCTCCTGGGGGTAGGGGAGCTGGGAGGGGAGCCACTGGTCATCAAACGACCACGCAAGAAGATGAAGTGGATCCCCAGCTCCAACCCTCTCCCGCAGCCCTTTAAGGTAGGACCCCATACACTAGGCCTAAATGTTGCCTGTCAAAGGTCTGCATATTTTGGCCACTTATAATAGGCTGGAAACACTATATGTTTGTCTAAAGGTAAATTACACCTAGTAAGTTTATTTATGTTATGACTAATTACCACCAAAAGAAAAGAGAAGATTCCAGATTTTAGACCCAAATTAACTTGTTAATCTTGTAACTTGCCCGGCCTCAAGATACCTGTGGATTTCCTTCAGATTAATACCGGAGGATAATAATTTAAATTAATATAAGCAGTAAAATAGTCTTCACCCACTGTGCTGAAAAACCAAAGTACCACTTACTGTACAGTGGGTTGTACTCAGTGGACCAGAGCAATATCAGCGATATTCTTATCCGCTTTTATTGTGAAGACTTGACATGGGCCTTTTCCGATTGAAAGGCCCATAGAGAAATTAGGCTCTCAGCAAGAGATGTGTACTCAATTAGAACTCTCTAAAGGCAGAGAACCCAATCGGTTTCAATCAGAACTAACAATATTATATCTGTTAAAGGGATTGTTCACTTTTTAAGTTTGAgcttttttgcaaatttattaggGTGATGTCATTTCATCCAAATTGTTTTTAAGTTTGTTAAAACCTGAGGTAACCCTTACTAAGTCGGGGAAAACCTTAGGTAAGGAAAACCTACAaaaagtgaactatccctttaataatcTATTCCTACTTGGGATAATTGTACTAATTGTCCATGTCCATTGTGAAGGAACCTCTGACAATGACGCGTTTGGAGAACAGCATTAAGCCTGAGAAGCCCAAACTGGTGAGGAGGAAAACAGTGGCAGAGAGCTACGTCGCTCCTTTAAGCAAGAGCACACAGTACTCTGCTAAAGGTACTGTACTGAGAGCAGTGACATTACTGTAGAAAATTAGGGTAAATGAAGGTAACGTTTATGGTTACTCAGAATTTTGCTATAGGACTCTATTTtgtatatttgactaaaacatttgCTTCTGGAATGTCACATGCTGTTCATAAAGTTGTGCAATTTGTGCACGATTCAGTCCCACTGTTGTGTTCCATCTCCGCTGACCATATCTGTTGAATCTGTTGAATGCCAACTGCAGATATGAGCACGCTGGAGAAAAAGCATAGTCGCAACTTTTCCCTGGATGTCCACCCGTACATGCTGACCATCCGTAAGCCCACCAAAGTAGAGACAGTCAGCACAGAGCCTCTACCCCCAGACCACACCCTGGACTCGGTGTTCATCGAGGGCACACACACCATTGTCCATGTCTCCGCTTCTATCACAGGTAAGATTGCCATGCCTAATCTCAGGAGGGATCTGTCACCAAGGCAACAAAactatattctatatatactccTGTGTCCTCTGAATCTGGTTGACGTTTTAGATCAAGGAGAAAAAGGTGAAAAATAGCCCACTAACAGAACACTTCACTTAATGGAATGGTGAGGTTTATTTGCAATATATAGAACCCAGAGTTTTTCATTACCAATTAATCCTTATAAGCTACACCAAGATTGCCCAACTGGCGACCCATGGGTGATTTTACTTGGCCcctcaagttttctgagcaaaaacttcaataaataataataataatggtgtgaataattttcattgttggacataagactgtaaaaacaccaggaaatcagtgATTTTAATCTTAGAAACCTGTGAAATCAGTGATTTTAATCTTAGAAACCTGTGAAATCAGTGATTTTAATCTTAGAAACCTGTGAAATCagtgattgtatacaaatgtaagcaaggtttgagttGGTTATGTGTTAGTCAAACATATCTGTTTgggggggcctcccgggtggcgcagtggttaagggcgctgtactgccaTCAGactccctgggttcgcgcccaggctctgtcgtaaccggccgcgaccgggagggcttggtcggtaggggtgtccttgtctcatcgcgcaccagcgactcctgtggcgggctgggcgcagtgtgcgctaaccaaggtggccaggtgcacggtgtttcctccggcgcattggtgcggctggcttccgggttggatgcgttctgtgttaagaagcagtgcggcttggttgggttgtgtatcggaggacgcatgactttcaaccttcatctctcccgagcccgtacgggagttgtagcgatgagacaagatagtagccactaaacaattggattccacgaaattggggagaaaaaggggtaaaattcaacaaaaaaaaaacatatctgtttgggcttcaaTTGGCCCACGGTTGAatgtagttgatgatccctgggctacactcttagaaaaaagggttcaaaAGGGTTCCTTTTAGGTTCCAGATTGAAACCTTTTTTTTAACCTGGAACCAAAGGGGTTCCtcaaagtgttctcctatggggacagctgaagaaccctttaaaGTTCTAGAtcacacctttttttctaagagtgtacaagtAGGCTATAACTAGGGTCTAATGTTTTTCCGGGTTAGGTCATGTGGTCTGGAAAAATTCTGGGCCTGTGTACcgttctgttttctctctctctctctttagaaaAGAAAGATCGCACTCCAGAATCCACCAACACAGTCTTCTCTACAATGACCGTCCCCACCAGCACCTATATGAACGGTGCCACTCCCAGCCCTAACCCACCATTTCTCGCTGACCGCCACCTTATAGAACCCCTGATCGAGCAAGAGGAGCCTGAAGATGCCCAGCCTGCAGTCTTCACTCGGATCCCTTCCCACCAGCTGCTCAGTATGCATCAGCTACTCagtatggaggaagaggaggctagaGGCCAGGGGGCCAGACTGTCTGAGAGACCCGGGGGGGAACTGATCTCTGCTGGGGAGTGTTGAGGAGGAGACACACACATCCCATCCCACCTATAGCCAAAAACCACATTGTCCCCCTAACCCCTAGTTATGCTGTGCTCATACCTCACTACTCCTCTGGTGAAGGCACTGAGTGCGAGTGCTGATGGTGCTGAACCAGAATTTTTAGCTGGAGTGTTGAAGATTTAACAAGATGGAGCATAAGAGAGGATAGTGGTTCAATGTGTTCTGATCTACCCATAGTCATCTGACTGCTGTTACTCTCTCCACACATGAAGACTTCGGTGAAATGCACACAGGAGCATTACCTTTGTAGATCCTGCACAGTTGAATGGAGCATTTGTTGGTCATGTTCTTGACTTGGAGAGGAAGCAGCTCTTAATGAAAAATATAAGAAAGAGAATAGGGAAGACATACGGTTTGAAGCTTTTTAAACACATTTTTGAAAAGCACACAATCTATAGTCCATTCGGAGAGTAATCAGggccctttactttttccacattttgttacgttacagccttattctaaaatggattaaatcgttttttccccatcaatcaacacacaataccacataatgactaagcaaaaacagtttgaaaaaatttttttgcaaatgtataaaaaataaataatgaaaatcACATTTACgtacactaccgctcaaaagtttgtggtcacttagaaatgtaattgtttttgaaagaaaagctattttttttgtccattaaaataagatcacattgatcagaaatacagtgtagacattgttaatgttgtaaatcacACCTGACGATTGACTATTGTAGCTATTGTAgctaatgactattgtagctggaaacggctgatttttaatggaatatctacagttgaagtcggaagtttacatacaccttagccaaataaatttaaactcagtttttcacaattcctgacatttaatcctagtaaaaattccctgttttaggtcagttaggatcaccactttattttaagaatgtgaaatgtcagaataatagttgagaattatttatttcagcttttatttctttcatcacattccctatgggtcagaagtttacatacactcaatcagtatttgatagcgttgcctttaaattgtttaacttgggtcaaaggtttcgggtagccttccacaagcttcccacaataagttggatgaattttgtcccattcctcctgacagagctggtgtaactgagtcaggtttgtaggcctccttgctcacacacgctttttcagttctgcccacaaattttctatgggattgaggtcaaggctttgtgatggccactccaataccttgactttgttgtccttaagccatttttccacaactttagaagtatgcttggggtcattgtccatttggaagacccatttgcaaccaagctttaacttcctgactgatgttgcttcaatatattcatatacttttcctttctcatgaagccatctattttgtgaagtgcaccagctcctcctgcagcaaagcacccccaccacatgatgctgccacccccatgtttcactgttgggatggtgttcttcggcttgcaagcctcccccttttccctccaaacataacgatggtcgttatggccaaacagttctatttttgcttcatcagaccagaggacatttctccaaaaagtatgcttttttgtccccatgtgcagttgcaaaccgtagtctggcttttttatggtagttttggagcagtggcttcttctttgccgagtggcctttcaggttatgtcgatataagactcgttttactgtggatatagatacttttgcacccgtttcctccagcatcttcacaaggtcctttgctgttgttctgggattgatttgcactttttgcaccaaagtacattcatctctaggagacagaattaGTCTCcattctgagcggtatgacggctgcgttgtcccatggtgtttatacttgcatactattgtttgtacagatgaccgtggtaccttcaggcatttggaaatttctcccaagaatgaaccagacttgtggaggtctacaattttgatttctgaggtcttggctgatttcttttgattttaccatgatctcaagcaaagaggcagtgaatttgaaggtaggcattgaaatacatccacaggtacacctccaattgactcaaatgatgtcaattagcctatcagaagcttctaaagtcatgacataattttctggaattttccaagctgtttaaaggcacagtcaacttagtgtatgtaaatgtctgacccactggaattgtgatacagtaaaataatctgactgtaaataattgttagaaattatttacagacagagatgtgctaaccgacttgccaaaactatagtttgttaacacgaAATTTGTGTGTcattgaaaaattagttttaatgataccaacctaagtgtatgtaaactcctgacttcaactgtacataggcgtatagaaaacccttttgcaattatgttagcacagctgaaaactgttatcctgattaaagaagcaataaatctggcttttagactagttgagtatctggagcatcagcatttgtgggttcgattacaggctcaaaatggcctttcttctgaaacttgtcagtctgttcttgttctgagaaatgaagactattccatgcgagaaattgccaagaaactgaagatctcgtacgacgctgtgtactactcccttcacagatcaatgcaaactgtctctaatcagaatagaaagaggagtgggaggccccgctgcacaactgagcaagaggacaagtacagtagagtgtctagtttgagacacagacgcctcaagtcctcacctggcagctttattaaatagtaccttcaaaacaccagtctcaacgtcaacggtgaagaggcgactttgggatgctggccttctaggcagaaaaAGCCATTTCTCAGACTGACCCATAAAAAtagaagattaagatgggcaaaagaacacagacactggacagaggaagattggaaaaaagtgttatggacagacgaatCTGTGTTTGGGGTGTTCAGATCacaaagaacattcgtgagacgcaaaaaaaaatatgaaaagatgctggaggagtgcttgacgccaacTGTCAAGCATGTTGGAGGCAAtttgatggtctgggggtgctttggtgatggtaaagtgggagatttgtacagggtaaaagggatcttgaagaaggaaggctatcactccattttgcaacgccatgccataccctgtggactgcgcttaattggagccaatttcctcctacaacaggacaatgacccaaagcacagctccaaactttGCAAGAACCATTTAGGGTATTCTGTCtctaatggagtggccagcacagtcaccggatcgcaaccctattgagctgttgtgggagaagcttaaccgtaagaagtgcccatcaatccaatccaatttgtgggaggtgcttctggaagcatggggtgaaatatcttcagattacctcaacaaattgacaactagaatgccaaaggtctgcaaggctgtaattgctgcaaatggaggattctttgacaaaagcaaagtttgaaggacacaattattatttttaattaaaaatcattatttataaccttgtcaacgtcttgactatatttcctattcattttgcatcTAATTTCATGTATGTTCTCATGgaaaacaagtacatttctaagtgaccccaaactcttgaacggtagtgtaagtattcagaccatttactcagtactttcttgaagcacctttggcagaggttacagcctcgagtcttctcggGATGacactgcaagcttggcacacctgtatttgggtagtttctcccattcttctctgcagatcctctcaagctctttcagatcggatggggagtgtcgctgcacagctattttcagatctctccagagatgtttgatctggttcaagtctgggctctggctgggaaactcaaggacattcagagacttatcccaaagccactcctgcgttgtcttggctgtgtgcttagggtcgttgtcctgttggaaggtgatccttcgccccagtctgaggtcctgagcactctggagcaggttttcatcaaggattgtactttgctctgttcatctttccctcgatcctgactagtttcccagtccctaccgctgaaaaacatacccacagcatgatcaAGGATGCCAAACAGTCACATTTCGGTTAAATTCGCCGTTTTGAATACAAAATAGTTTGCCTTCGTGATTTGTGTAGATCCAATGAGAAACGTTTTTAGCGGGGGTGATGCACGTTTGGAGCAAcactggctgtatccaaggctcagccaatcgttcacataacaacatACTGCAGCACGCGACTGAAGAGAGAACCAATTTGCTTGTTACAGCATCAGCGCGCGCTCTGGAAAGACAACGGAGAGCGGAACGGCTGCTCATTTACACCAGCGCGTCCCCTGACCCATAACGAAGAGGTAGGTGAGAATGTGATGAAGcgtacttcatgagctgtaaccgaaaaacaactggcatttcgaaagtttgaggtgagggagaaagtgtggtaGAACAAGTATTGTTAGCATTGTTAAGTATCTTATTAGCTGGATCGAATtctctgttagctagccagagaaatggtgagcaacattagccaacttAACTGATCAAATCATTGAGTTTATGGTGTGAAAATTAGCTGGCTAATAAAGTCAGGCAACTAATGTTAACGGTAGCTAATGttacaacatcagatgagctaacTTTAGTGACCTAACCAATTCGCTCTAGTATTAACTGGTAACGTTATACAACTTCTTGCCATTCCTCAAGTTATAACTTGTTAGTTGCCCACTGGACCCTGGTAATCTGTGTGagtagttaactagctaacgaaCTAACTACTATCTGTGAACTAATGttttctctctacagtatgtggttaattttcagaatgagagaattaggtgaAAATGAGGCATTTCTTGTTATACAAGTGCATTCAGGGATCAAGTgaagctggagctgggcctggcttaagctggatgccactatagaggtgaaaggaacaccacacactttccTTCTTTCTCATTTTTTCAATACAGTGGATAAAAAGGGGTATGCCAGGTGTACTCTCTGCCTGAAAGAGCTCACTTCTGCCAACAAAGAGTATCATGCTCTGCTGacacattgtagaacagatgtccacaggcagaaagtgtacaatgtaGTAGTAATGTACAGTGTAGCCCAAGATAttgcttttgttgtgttgaacttgacagtaacacttGTGTGTAGGTGAGGGGGGTTTAttcggtcacggccggctgcgacagagcctggacccgaaccaggatctctagacCACtttgccactcgggaggctgctttctgttcctttttttgaaaatctgtgagttaggttcacattaaccactttttattttatacacagagactgatcatgtagatcatattATTTGTTGATTAATTAGTTAAAACCTGCCATTCCCCCTAccagggattttttttaaatgtttcagtGCCAAAAACAAAGTGTCACTTTTTTGGGCCCTTAACCGGTTTGCTTCcatgcatgatgctgccaccaccaccttgcttcaccgtagggatggtgccaggtttcctccagatgtgacgctttgacgcaatcttggtttcatcaaaccagagaatcctgtttctcctggtctgagtcctttaggtgccttttggcaaattccaagcaggctgtcatgtgcctttcactgaggagtggcttccgtctagtgTAGCCCAAGATAttgcttttgttgtgttgaacttgacagtaacacttGTGTGTAGGTGAGGGGGGTTTAttcggtcacggccggctgcgacagagcctggacccgaaccaggatctctagacCACtttgccactcgggaggctgctttctgttcctttttttgaaaatctgtgagttaggttcacattaaccactttttattttatacacagagactgatcatgtagatcatattATTTGTTGATTAATTAGTTAAAACCTGCCATTCCCCCTAccagggattttttttaaatgtttcagtGCCAAAAACAAAGTGTCACTTTTTTGGGCCCTTAACCGGTTTGCTTCcatgcatgatgctgccaccaccaccttgcttcaccgtagggatggtgccaggtttcctccagatgtgacgctttgacgcaatcttggtttcatcaaaccagagaatcctgtttctcctggtctgagtcctttaggtgccttttggcaaattccaagcaggctgtcatgtgcctttcactgaggagtggcttccgtctggctgcagagattgttgtccttctggaaggttttcccatctccacagaggaactctggtgctctgtcagagtgaccaccgggttcttggtcacctgcctgaccaattcccttctcccccgattgctcagtttggccgggcgactaggtctaggaagagtcttggtggttccaaaattcttccatttaagaatgatggagatcactgtgttcttggggaccttcaatgctgcatacatgttttggtacccttccccagatttgtgcctcgacccGATCCTGTTTCTGAGCTCTGAGGACAATTTCTATGccctaatggcttggtttttgctatgacatgcactgtcaactgtgggaccttatataaacaggtgtgtgcctttccaaattatgtccaatcaattgaatttaccacaggtggactccaatcgagttgtagaaacatctcaaggatgatcaatggaaacaggatgcacctgagctcaattttgagtctcatagcaaagggtctgaatacttatgtaaatacggtatttctgtttttatttttcataaatttgcaaaaatatctataaaaataactgtttttgctttttcattatggggtattgtgtgtagattgactataaaaaaaatgtttcgtccagtttagaataagactgtaatgtaacaaaatgtggaaaaagtcaaggggtctgaatagtttcaggatgtactgtatatactgaacaaaaatatgaatgcaacatgtaacaattttcaaagttcataaggaaatcagtatatttaaataaattaggccctaatctatggatttcacatgattgggaagGGGCGCAGCCATGCGTTGGCCTGGGAAGCCATAAGCCCACCTACTTGGGAGCaaagcccacccactggggagccaggcccaagcccagccaatcagaaagagtttttccccacaaaagctTTTTTTTTAAGACAGGaacactcctcagtttcatcagctgtctggatatgccagatgtggaggtccctggctggcgtggttacacatagTCAGCAGTTGTGAAGCCGGTTTGATGTACTGCCAATTTTTTTAAAACagcgttggaggcggcttatggtagagaaattaacattcaattctctggcaacagctctggtggacattcctgcagtcagcatgccagttgcaccctccctcaaaacttgaaacatctgtggcattgtgttgtgtgacaaaactgcatattttagagtggccttttattgtccccagcacaaagtgcacctgtgtaatgatcatgctgtttaatcagcttcttgatatgccacacctgtcagatggatggattatcttggcaaagaaggcATGTTCACTAACCaggatgtaaac from Oncorhynchus mykiss isolate Arlee chromosome 1, USDA_OmykA_1.1, whole genome shotgun sequence includes:
- the panx2 gene encoding pannexin-2, producing the protein MQNILEQNLDMATALLAGEKLKELILPGSSQDEKGGMLAGLMVQLKLELPFDRVVTIGTVIIPILLVTLVFTRNFAEESIYCYTPHNFTRDQALYARGYCWTELHDAVPGVEPELRPSLFEHKFLPYALLAFAGIMYIPALGWEFMASTRLTSELNFLLHEIDNCYHRAAEGRAPKIEKQIQSKGPGITEKERREIIENAEKEKSPEQNLFEKYLERRGQSNFLAKLYLGRHLAIICLSSIPISYLSAYWHRQRQNEFSCALGEPPDTSSIPELRLSVNCKLPAVQLQRIMAAVDIALLSTMNLVILVNLLHLFVVRKSNFVFDKLHKVGIKTRRRWQKSQFCDINILAMFCNENRDHIKSLNRLDFITNESDLMYDNVVRQLLAALAQSNQDVTPTVRDSGIQTLDPNMDPSLLGVGELGGEPLVIKRPRKKMKWIPSSNPLPQPFKEPLTMTRLENSIKPEKPKLVRRKTVAESYVAPLSKSTQYSAKDMSTLEKKHSRNFSLDVHPYMLTIRKPTKVETVSTEPLPPDHTLDSVFIEGTHTIVHVSASITEKKDRTPESTNTVFSTMTVPTSTYMNGATPSPNPPFLADRHLIEPLIEQEEPEDAQPAVFTRIPSHQLLSMHQLLSMEEEEARGQGARLSERPGGELISAGEC